Proteins co-encoded in one Setaria viridis chromosome 9, Setaria_viridis_v4.0, whole genome shotgun sequence genomic window:
- the LOC117840221 gene encoding ABC transporter G family member 6 yields MSSDSGDRRVWSTAAAPVEASDAPPGRSSRTPSLKLNQLLALRSPSSVSKATTDTSGHLVVDVHPTATSDDGDGSSRPADDAFIGRPAVHFVLAFDDLTYSVKRPRSSFRLSRHEGTGADGARTRALLDGISGAAREGEILAVLGASGAGKSTLIDALAGRIQRESLRGAVALNGEAMDGRLLRVISAYVMQDDLLYPMLTVAETLMYSAEFRLPSSLSASKKRSRVQALIDQLGLRAAADTIIGDEGRRGVSGGERRRVSIGIDIIHDPIILFLDEPTSGLDSTSAFMVVKVLQHIAQSGSVVIMSIHQPSYRILGLLDRLLFLSRGRTVYYGPPAGLPPFFLEFGHPIPDGENPAEFALDTIRELEGTPNGTKELVEFSKSWQEKPLSRTISAASSGPEHKPSLTLKEAIGLSIARGKLVSGTSPGGGGGSSTSASTAKVATYANPWWVEVWVLTRRAFTNTRRTPELFLIRLGTVTVTAFILATVFWRLDNTPKGVNERFGFFAIGMSTMFYTSADALPVFLVERYIFLRETAHNAYRRSSYTLSNAIVALPPLVLLSLAFAGITFFAVGLAGGAQGFAFFALIVLASFWAGSGFVTFLSAVVPHVIIGYTVVVAVLAYFLLFSGFFVTRDRIPSYWIWFHYLSLIKYPYQAVMQNEFGADPGRCFMRGVQMFDGTPMGRLPEATKVNVLNAMSRSMRVDFNSSSCITAGPDVLAKQAVTDLGKWACLWITVAWGFVFRVLFYLTLLLGSTNKRR; encoded by the coding sequence ATGTCGAGTGACTCTGGTGACAGGAGGGTgtggtcgacggcggcggcgccggtggaggcGTCGGACGCGCCACCGGGACGCAGCTCCCGTACCCCGTCGCTCAAGCTCAACCAGCTTCTTGCGCTCCGCTCACCCAGCTCGGTGTCCAAGGCCACCACGGACACGTCCGGGCACCTCGTCGTCGACGTGCATCCAACGGCCACGTCAGATGACGGGGATGGGAGTAGCAGGCCTGCAGATGATGCCTTCATCGGCCGCCCCGCCGTGCACTTCGTGCTGGCCTTCGACGACCTCACGTACAGCGTGAAGCGGCCGAGGAGCTCGTTCCGCCTGAGCCGCCACGAGGGGACCGGCGCCGACGGCGCGAGGACGCGGGCGCTGCTCGATGGAATctcgggggcggcgcgggagggggAGATCCTGGCGGTGCTCGGCGCGAGCGGTGCCGGCAAGAGCACGCTGATCGACGCGCTCGCGGGCCGGATCCAGCGGGAGAGCCtccgcggcgccgtcgcgctCAACGGGGAGGCGATGGACGGGCGCCTGCTCAGGGTCATCTCGGCGTACGTGATGCAGGACGACCTCCTGTACCCGATGCTCACCGTCGCCGAGACGCTCATGTACTCGGCCGAGTTCCGGCTCCCGAGCTCGCTCTCCGCGTCCAAGAAGCGTAGCCGAGTGCAGGCGCTCATCGACCAgctcggcctccgcgccgcggcCGACACCATCATCGGCGACgagggccgccgcggcgtgtCCGGCGGGGAGCGCCGCCGCGTGTCCATCGGCATCGACATCATCCACGACCCCATCATCCTGTTCCTCGACGAGCCCACGTCCGGGCTCGACTCCACCAGCGCGTTCATGGTTGTCAAGGTGCTGCAGCACATCGCGCAGAGCGGCAGCGTCGTGATCATGTCCATCCACCAGCCGAGCTACCGCATCCTCGGTCTCCTCGACCGCCTCCTGTTCCTCTCCCGCGGTCGAACGGTGTACTACGGCCCAccggccggcctgccgccgTTCTTCTTGGAGTTCGGGCACCCGATCCCGGACGGCGAGAACCCGGCGGAGTTCGCGCTCGACACGATACGTGAGCTCGAGGGCACGCCGAACGGGACCAAGGAGCTCGTGGAATTCAGCAAGTCGTGGCAAGAGAAGCCGCTTTCGCGCACCATCTCGGCCGCGAGCTCGGGCCCCGAGCATAAACCGTCGCTGACGCTGAAGGAGGCCATCGGCCTAAGCATCGCCCGTGGCAAGCTGGTGTCCGGCACGagccccggcggcggaggcggctcgTCCACGTCCGCGAGCACGGCAAAGGTGGCGACGTACGCGAACCCGTGGTGGGTGGAGGTGTGGGTGCTGACGCGGCGGGCGTTCACCAACACGCGGCGCACGCCGGAGCTGTTCCTGATCCGCCTGGGCACGGTGACGGTGACGGCGTTCATCCTGGCCACCGTGTTCTGGCGTCTGGACAACACCCCCAAGGGCGTGAACGAGCGGTTCGGCTTCTTCGCCATCGGCATGTCCACCATGTTCTACACCAGCGCGGACGCGCTGCCCGTGTTCCTGGTCGAGCGCTACATCTTCCTCCGGGAGACGGCGCACAACGCGTACCGCCGGTCGTCGTACACGCTCTCCAACGCCATCGTGGCGCTCCCGCCGCTGGTGCTGCTGTCCCTCGCCTTCGCCGGCATCACCTTCTTCGCcgtggggctcgccggcggcgcgcaggggtTCGCCTTCTTCGCGCTCATCGTGCTCGCCTCCTTCTGGGCGGGCAGCGGGTTCGTGACGTTCCTCTCCGCCGTGGTCCCGCACGTGATCATCGGCTACACCGTGGTGGTCGCCGTGCTGGCCTACTTCCTGCTCTTCAGCGGCTTCTTCGTGACGCGGGACAGGATCCCGAGCTACTGGATCTGGTTTCACTACCTGTCGCTGATCAAGTACCCGTACCAGGCGGTGATGCAGAACGAGTTCGGGGCGGACCCGGGGAGGTGCTTCATGCGCGGGGTGCAGATGTTCGACGGCACGCCGATGGGGAGGCTGCCGGAGGCGACAAAGGTGAACGTGCTCAACGCCATGAGCCGGTCCATGCGGGTGGACTTCAACAGCAGCTCGTGCATCACGGCCGGGCCCGACGTCCTCGCGAAGCAGGCCGTGACGGACCTCGGCAAGTGGGCGTGCCTCTGGATCACCGTGGCATGGGGGTTCGTCTTCCGCGTCCTCTTCTACCTCACGCTCCTGCTCGGGAGCACGAACAAGAGGAGGTGA